TGTCATCAGAGAGATCTATAAAGCTTGTGACAGTCTCATTATACCCGGTTTACTGAGGTCACTGGATCATGTGATCAGCCTGACCTGCAGAGAGATGGACTCTGAGGACTGTGCTGCTCTGATCTTCACTctcaaacacagtgacagagtcAGACTGAACCTCCTGTGGACCTCCATACCAGCAGGGGAAACAGAGTCCATCCTCTTCACACTGGACAAAGTTTCTCAGCTCAGGTCAGACATTAGTGCTCGTCTCTCAGTGCTGTGCCTGTGTCAGTCCTCTCCAGCACACAGGATGTGCAGCACCTCTCCAATAATAACTAACAGCTGAGATCAGACATGTTGGAAACAAACCGACTTTATTTTGGCCTCAGAAATGATCCTGTAAACTGTACGTGCATAACTCCAACAAGTCTGAAGCAGGAAGTGTGTttacaaaatgtctttgtttgtttccaaccTCTCTGACCGTCAGACTGCTTGACCAATGAAATCCTTTAATGGATTTATTTGGGATGTTTGTGAATCTACTCATCATATCTGTAACTGATCTTTGGAACTATGTGTTTATattcttcatttattattttatcttttcctCCCAGTGTTGACAGGAACCTGCTGCTGAGGTTCGTCCACTGCTGTGCTGCCTCTGaggtccagcagggggcagctgTCGACCTGCTCAGGGCCGTGCAGCACAGACTGGACCTGTCCTGCTCGTCCCATGTGGAGCTGTCACAGGAGGGTCAGAGTGAGACTCTCAGTCTGACTGCTGAGGACTGCAGGGCCGTCTCCACCATCCTGAGACgcagcagcaggaaaacacagctgGACCTGCAGGACTGTGAGGTGGAGGACAGCGGGCTGGacctgctgcttcctgtcctaGACGGAGTCCGCCTCAGGTTAGAGAGACCACAAAGTGACACACACCAGAGAAGAAGCTGGTTTTCATCCATGTTCATGCTTCGTAACaatctgtgtgtgctctgattCTCCTGTTTAGAGCCGGTAAAGctgtcctcctccagctggtgTCCCTGGTTCCTGTGAGCAGTGAGAGGGACACAGTGAGACGGGCAGTGTCCCTGTGTAGAGCCCTGGGTGGAGAGCTGGA
This genomic stretch from Larimichthys crocea isolate SSNF unplaced genomic scaffold, L_crocea_2.0 scaffold39762, whole genome shotgun sequence harbors:
- the LOC113745061 gene encoding uncharacterized protein LOC113745061 — protein: MDSEDCAALIFTLKHSDRVRLNLLWTSIPAGETESILFTLDKVSQLSVDRNLLLRFVHCCAASEVQQGAAVDLLRAVQHRLDLSCSSHVELSQEGQSETLSLTAEDCRAVSTILRRSSRKTQLDLQDCEVEDSGLDLLLPVLDGVRLRAGKAVLLQLVSLVPVSSERDTVRRAVSLCRALGGELDLSHTTLDQRTCAGLAQMLDFSEVLTELDLSHCELTDQLLLTLITHLHKVQVLE